tagtccttTATAGTCAACATGTTATTATTTAAGACAAAGTGAATAAACAAATGAAAACGAAATGCTTCACACTCAACAGcaatataataatgataaaattGTCTAAGATAATTTGGTTACATTGACTATGACTTAAACAACTAACTGATAAAGTAATAAACATTGTATTTGTATACTGCCATGTATGCTTAAAAAGTAAACATTGACGCAATTCActgcaaaatattaaaatacttcTGCTGTCTAAAACGAATCAAATATAAGTACACATGTATATTGACTATAATTAACTACAAATGTGGAAGACAGATTTGAGAATACTTGATTAAATGTAAGTTGTACAAAACTATGTACTACCtattaagttttataaatatttttacatgtttttttttattatacttccACAAACTTTATTATACTAGCTAGAGCAGTCTTTACTAATCTAACGTATGTCATGTCAAccaatcatatcatatcaaatTAGCAgacatggttttttttttcatctaaatCTAATTTTATTGATGATGGCTTCTCTTTAAATACAAACAACAACAAAGATTCCAGTTTTACTTAAACCTACTTTACAAAACTTTCCAAAAAATTCTAGCACCAATTTTTAAAGCTATCTTCTAGTCCTGTAGAGCACTACTTCTTGCTAAATATAGGATCCAAATAGGCCACTACCTTAGGCCAAATTTCATCAGAAGTTCGCCCTTCAAATTCTTTAAGGATTCCCTTTTCtttataaaaatcaataaccGGCCGAGTAATACCATCGTATATTTCAAGACGTTGTCTCACTGCCTCTGGCCTGTCATCAGGACGTTGAACTAAGTCTTCATTTGTGATATCATCTTTACCGGGATGTTTTGGTGTATTGAACCCAATATTGTAGACTCTTCCTGAAGACAAATGCACCCAGCGGTTTTTGACCCTGTCAATGATCACATCAAACGGCACCACCAGGTTGAGCACTACATCAACGGGTTGAGTTTTCCATAAAGCATTTGCCTGTGCGACCGTCCTGGGAAAGCCATCTAATAACCATGGTTTATTGTCAACTTTTTTAAGTTCAGTTATcataaactttattattaaatcatctGGAACTAATTTTccctcatttaaatattttttcacttcTTTCCCCAAGTCTGTCTGATGCTCTATATGTTCTCTCAATTTGTCTCCACTGGACACATGTGcaatgttgtatttttttactatacGAGATGAAATAGTACCTTTTCCCGATGCTGGAGCACCCAAAATTAGCGCCTTCAATAATTTGCCTTTGAGTATCATGATTTTGAAATAACCTTAATGTGACACAACAATGGTATTTGTCTCAATTAGACCTTGACAACACAGAAATCAACAATTACTTTAATCATAAAAGTATTTGCAGCAGTATTATCAGTTATATAGAATTGTAGATAAGAGAAAATGAGGTCCTCACGAAACTTACAGcatgaatataatatttattcctTGTATCTTGGGTCAACGCCAAAAACCACGGAATTAATTTCGTTTACTTGATGTCGATATCacagtttttaatattgttaacAAACGACACAATCATTTAAATTTCACCACTCAACTCGAGCGTAATAACATTTGAATTTTGTGCGAGTTCAAAGTACAGTGAGGTACAAACTTCAAAACACTTCACTTGAAATGTCAAAGTGGAAAGCGATCATTTTGACAACTGTAGCGTCGACGCGTGTTCGAGAAGACTAACGTAATGCGTCGCTAACCGAACGCTACGAACACGGCTGCTAGTCTAAAAACGAATCAACTCTGCCTGGGGTGAACTATTATTATTTCGTATCTACTTACTAAAGACCTACCATGTCCACAGGGATGCCGCGCTGCCAAATAATATTAAGTACTCGtacaaatatgttatttttgaGTAATTAATTTACCACAGGTATGTAATTATTCTACATGGTTAAACACGGGAGcaggaaaaaataaaaagcacATAACATTATTAGCT
This genomic window from Cydia amplana chromosome Z, ilCydAmpl1.1, whole genome shotgun sequence contains:
- the LOC134660977 gene encoding GTP:AMP phosphotransferase AK3, mitochondrial; translated protein: MILKGKLLKALILGAPASGKGTISSRIVKKYNIAHVSSGDKLREHIEHQTDLGKEVKKYLNEGKLVPDDLIIKFMITELKKVDNKPWLLDGFPRTVAQANALWKTQPVDVVLNLVVPFDVIIDRVKNRWVHLSSGRVYNIGFNTPKHPGKDDITNEDLVQRPDDRPEAVRQRLEIYDGITRPVIDFYKEKGILKEFEGRTSDEIWPKVVAYLDPIFSKK